In the genome of Pontibacillus halophilus JSM 076056 = DSM 19796, one region contains:
- the ytrI gene encoding sporulation membrane protein YtrI: MHIPPYYKRPSWQRFFAGVFIGGIVAFGLFLYMYGSLAEKWVEENLALEAKVKDLEFELEVLNKDKEEMNKEQKELVTIQEIEVNFTNDKELKLDRLISHQLKEMIKNEIRHVIGQSIQSISDSRTLLISAIQHKKYEVDDLKYNVHVDHLTIGPTLSLSIKLSVTSSP, from the coding sequence ATGCACATCCCTCCATACTATAAACGACCTAGTTGGCAGCGTTTCTTCGCAGGTGTATTCATAGGTGGGATTGTAGCATTTGGATTATTCCTTTACATGTATGGATCTCTAGCGGAGAAATGGGTGGAAGAAAACCTTGCCTTGGAGGCGAAGGTGAAAGACTTGGAGTTCGAGCTTGAAGTATTAAATAAAGATAAAGAAGAAATGAACAAAGAACAAAAAGAGTTGGTTACCATCCAGGAGATTGAAGTCAACTTTACAAACGACAAAGAATTAAAGCTTGACCGTCTAATCAGTCATCAACTCAAAGAAATGATTAAAAACGAAATTCGCCACGTCATCGGACAAAGTATACAGTCAATCTCAGATAGTCGGACATTGCTTATTTCAGCCATTCAGCACAAGAAATATGAGGTGGATGATTTGAAGTACAACGTTCACGTTGACCACTTAACGATTGGCCCCACGCTCTCCCTTTCAATAAAGCTAAGCGTAACCAGTTCTCCATAA
- a CDS encoding YtrH family sporulation protein translates to MEERFIASAFQCYFIALGVVIGGSLIGSMAAFVIGDAPLTAMSRIAKSLRIWAVVAAIGGTFDAISNIERGILQGSTIDLVKQSLLIVFAMGGVQSAILIISWMIQEEID, encoded by the coding sequence ATGGAAGAACGATTTATCGCTTCTGCATTTCAATGTTATTTCATTGCATTAGGCGTTGTCATTGGCGGCTCATTGATCGGTAGCATGGCTGCATTCGTAATTGGAGACGCCCCACTAACAGCCATGTCTCGAATTGCGAAGAGCTTACGCATATGGGCCGTCGTAGCTGCAATAGGCGGGACATTCGATGCAATCTCAAACATTGAACGAGGAATCTTACAAGGTTCTACCATTGACCTTGTGAAACAATCGTTACTTATTGTATTTGCAATGGGCGGGGTACAATCCGCCATTCTGATTATTAGTTGGATGATTCAAGAGGAGATTGATTAA
- the dnaE gene encoding DNA polymerase III subunit alpha, with protein MKFIMSYNRETIEQEAGVTMEFVHLQVISGYSLMKSTITIDKLVQKAKQEGYTAIALTDEGVMHGTVSFYQECINQGIKPIIGLKVEVETGDEGTDSLVLLAKDRQGYENLVQLSSYLQMSEQGTVERRELRPYTEGTIGVLNVLQSSVHQPILQGRHDLLQQEILEWKERFQQGDLYLGIEDHGLEEERHLQVAMEQVESLIDLSVVAMNDVRYLNKDDDYVFDSLQALRDNRKWSGQIEDYTVKNRHLKSKQELYSLYGEWKPEYLQRTVEIAEQCKLELSFNERMLPKYPTPDGLASSDYLKQLCERGLSKRYGSSVTAVHEERMTYELDVIQSMGFSDYFLIVWDFMAFSRKEGILTGPGRGSAAGSLVAYLLGITDVDPIRYELLFERFLNPERVTMPDIDIDFSDVRRDEVIQYVANKYGQDHVAQIITFGTYGARSLIRELSKSMGVDQQELAYLMKYIPQQSSQSVASIVRENGDLQEYVSQSQQLKQMFRIASKLEGLPRHASTHAAGVVISEQPLMKHVALTKGHEGVPLTQLAMNDLERVGLLKMDFLGLRNLTLMERITNGIERTTGRSPFHAKKEEEDERTFELLRNGQTSGVFQLESRGMKDVLQRLKPNHFEDIVAVNALYRPGPLEFIPTYIKRKHGEEAVSYPHPDLKPILDKTYGVLVYQEQIMQIANQLAGLSLGEADVLRRAVSKKDYDTLAEQKQTFVDGCYSKGYSKNVAEEMYEWIVRFSNYGFNRSHAVAYSVISYQLAFLKANYPHHFLAELMSSVAGQEDKISMYMREAAEMGIVIRPPSINQSFGKFTVEGKSVRLGLSMIKGIGKPVIQEIVRARKGKPFRNLFDFCRRVSLKVMNQTVLESLIMAGCFDDTYSNRASLLASVPHAMEQGELFSEANEQESLFGDDFELDGTYVEVEPFPLLKALSMEKDVLGMYISSHPLHSYRSLLKENHYQSLKKAKLAQPKKKMKSVAVLQNLKTIRTKRGDPMAFITLSDEETEMEGVLFPDLFREARKWLSEEMLVSLEGRIEERNGSKQWIVDHILPFDETALVAQPEPRLFLKIVEEDEAKLKGIKKIAEASPGQTSIIVHHASTKETYALQRAFLVNPTEEALSQFKQLLGDRNVVLK; from the coding sequence TTGAAATTCATTATGAGCTATAATAGAGAAACAATCGAACAAGAGGCGGGAGTTACTATGGAATTTGTCCACCTACAAGTCATTAGTGGATATAGCCTGATGAAAAGTACGATTACAATAGATAAATTAGTTCAAAAAGCAAAACAAGAAGGCTATACAGCCATTGCACTCACCGACGAAGGAGTTATGCACGGAACGGTTTCCTTCTATCAAGAGTGTATAAATCAAGGGATTAAGCCCATTATTGGATTGAAAGTTGAAGTGGAGACGGGCGATGAGGGAACGGATTCGCTTGTGTTACTTGCCAAGGATAGGCAAGGGTATGAGAACCTCGTTCAATTAAGTAGTTATCTGCAAATGAGCGAGCAAGGAACTGTGGAACGTCGAGAGCTTCGTCCTTATACAGAAGGGACGATTGGTGTCTTAAATGTCTTACAGTCTTCCGTTCATCAGCCTATTCTACAAGGGCGACATGACTTGTTGCAGCAGGAAATTCTAGAGTGGAAAGAGCGTTTCCAGCAAGGTGATTTGTACTTAGGTATTGAAGATCATGGACTAGAAGAAGAGCGCCATCTACAAGTAGCGATGGAGCAAGTTGAATCACTGATTGATTTGTCTGTTGTTGCGATGAATGATGTGCGTTATTTAAACAAAGACGACGATTATGTGTTTGATAGCCTTCAAGCCTTACGGGATAACCGTAAATGGTCGGGCCAAATTGAGGACTACACGGTTAAAAACCGGCATTTGAAATCGAAACAAGAACTCTATTCTCTATACGGGGAGTGGAAGCCGGAATACTTACAAAGAACGGTGGAGATTGCCGAACAGTGCAAGCTCGAACTATCATTTAATGAACGAATGTTGCCAAAGTATCCTACTCCTGATGGCTTAGCGAGCAGCGACTATTTAAAGCAGTTGTGTGAAAGAGGGCTATCAAAGCGTTATGGTTCATCTGTGACCGCAGTTCATGAGGAACGAATGACTTACGAATTGGACGTCATTCAGTCGATGGGTTTTAGCGACTATTTCTTAATTGTATGGGATTTCATGGCGTTCAGTCGTAAGGAAGGAATCCTGACGGGCCCTGGACGTGGCTCTGCGGCGGGTTCACTCGTTGCTTACTTACTCGGTATTACTGATGTAGACCCGATTCGTTACGAGTTATTGTTTGAACGTTTCCTAAACCCTGAGCGCGTCACGATGCCGGATATTGATATCGACTTTTCTGACGTCCGACGTGATGAGGTTATTCAATATGTTGCAAACAAGTATGGACAAGATCACGTTGCCCAAATTATCACATTTGGTACCTATGGTGCACGATCTCTAATCAGAGAACTGTCTAAGTCAATGGGAGTAGACCAACAAGAGTTAGCCTACCTAATGAAGTATATCCCACAACAGTCCTCTCAATCTGTTGCAAGTATTGTTAGGGAAAATGGTGACTTGCAGGAATATGTCAGTCAGTCACAACAGTTAAAGCAAATGTTCAGGATTGCAAGCAAATTAGAAGGACTTCCCCGTCATGCATCTACTCATGCCGCCGGAGTGGTGATTAGTGAACAGCCACTTATGAAACACGTGGCTTTAACGAAAGGGCATGAAGGGGTTCCTTTAACGCAGCTTGCGATGAATGATTTGGAACGGGTTGGTCTGTTGAAGATGGATTTCTTAGGGTTAAGAAATTTAACTTTGATGGAAAGAATAACGAATGGGATTGAACGAACAACGGGGCGGTCGCCATTCCATGCGAAGAAGGAAGAGGAAGACGAACGAACGTTTGAATTGCTGCGAAATGGGCAGACTTCAGGTGTGTTTCAGCTCGAATCAAGAGGGATGAAAGATGTGTTGCAAAGACTAAAGCCAAACCACTTTGAAGACATCGTAGCAGTCAACGCATTGTATCGACCGGGGCCACTTGAATTTATTCCAACTTATATTAAGAGGAAGCACGGGGAAGAGGCTGTGTCCTACCCACATCCAGACCTAAAACCTATATTGGACAAAACGTATGGAGTGCTCGTGTATCAAGAACAAATCATGCAAATCGCCAACCAGTTGGCTGGACTTTCACTTGGTGAGGCAGACGTATTAAGACGCGCCGTCAGTAAGAAGGATTATGACACGTTAGCCGAACAGAAGCAGACATTCGTAGATGGCTGCTACTCTAAAGGGTATTCAAAGAATGTAGCAGAAGAGATGTATGAGTGGATTGTACGCTTCTCAAACTACGGCTTTAACCGTAGTCACGCTGTCGCATATAGTGTGATTTCATATCAGCTTGCCTTCTTGAAAGCGAATTACCCACATCATTTTCTGGCGGAGTTAATGAGTTCTGTGGCTGGCCAAGAGGATAAGATCTCCATGTATATGAGAGAAGCGGCTGAAATGGGGATTGTAATCCGGCCGCCTTCGATTAATCAAAGCTTCGGGAAGTTCACGGTAGAAGGGAAATCTGTAAGACTAGGTTTATCAATGATTAAAGGGATCGGAAAGCCCGTCATTCAAGAGATTGTCCGAGCCCGTAAAGGGAAGCCATTCCGTAATCTATTCGATTTCTGCAGGCGAGTTTCATTGAAAGTAATGAACCAGACCGTGCTAGAGTCGTTAATCATGGCAGGGTGCTTCGATGACACGTATTCTAACCGAGCGTCCCTGCTTGCTAGTGTTCCTCATGCTATGGAACAAGGAGAGTTATTTAGTGAAGCGAACGAACAAGAGTCGTTATTTGGAGATGACTTTGAGCTCGATGGTACATATGTCGAAGTTGAACCGTTTCCCTTGCTGAAAGCTCTCTCTATGGAGAAAGATGTGCTTGGGATGTATATTTCCTCCCACCCTCTCCATTCCTACCGGTCGCTGTTAAAGGAGAATCACTATCAATCGTTAAAAAAGGCGAAACTAGCACAACCTAAGAAGAAAATGAAGAGCGTTGCTGTGTTACAGAACTTAAAGACGATCCGAACAAAACGTGGTGACCCAATGGCCTTTATAACCCTAAGTGATGAAGAGACGGAGATGGAAGGCGTTCTATTTCCTGACTTATTTCGAGAAGCAAGAAAGTGGCTCTCAGAAGAAATGCTCGTTTCCCTTGAGGGGAGGATAGAGGAACGGAATGGTTCCAAGCAGTGGATTGTGGATCACATTCTACCTTTTGATGAAACGGCACTAGTCGCTCAACCAGAACCTCGACTCTTCTTGAAGATCGTGGAGGAAGATGAGGCGAAACTGAAGGGGATTAAGAAAATAGCCGAGGCATCTCCAGGTCAAACCTCTATTATTGTTCACCATGCGAGTACGAAGGAGACATATGCCTTGCAACGTGCCTTTCTCGTAAACCCAACTGAAGAAGCGTTAAGTCAATTTAAGCAATTACTAGGAGATCGGAATGTGGTGCTAAAGTAG
- a CDS encoding NAD(P)-dependent malic enzyme: MSNLREEALHIHRVNKGKLATHSKVPIKNKKDLSLAYSPGVAEPCKEIYDHKESVYDYTMKGNMVAVVSDGSAVLGLGNIGPEASLPVMEGKAALFKSFAGVDAFPICLNTSDIDEIVETVKRMEPTFGGVNLEDIAAPNCFIIEDRLKKETNIPIFHDDQHGTAIVTVAGLMNSMKLTNKQFSDLKVVINGAGAAGIAIIKLLYHFGVRDMIMCDSKGAIYEGRDYGMNDVKEEIAKITNKDRKDGDLASVLQGTDVFIGVSIGNLLSKEMVESMNDNPTIFAMANPDPEILPEDAKEAGAKVIGTGRSDFPNQVNNVLAFPGIFRGALDVRATRINEKMKIAAAEAIASLVSEDELSPDYVIPAPFDTRVAPAVAAAVAKAAMDSGVARRQVDPAEVAEKTRQLALIEES, from the coding sequence TTGAGTAATCTACGTGAAGAAGCATTACATATTCACCGGGTTAATAAGGGGAAATTAGCCACTCATTCTAAAGTTCCAATTAAGAACAAAAAGGATTTGAGTCTAGCTTACTCTCCGGGAGTTGCAGAACCGTGTAAGGAGATTTACGACCACAAGGAGTCAGTCTATGACTACACGATGAAGGGGAACATGGTTGCGGTTGTCAGCGACGGTTCAGCTGTACTCGGATTAGGAAATATCGGTCCAGAAGCTTCTCTTCCTGTAATGGAAGGAAAGGCAGCTCTATTTAAGAGCTTTGCTGGAGTAGATGCATTTCCAATTTGTTTAAATACAAGTGACATAGATGAAATTGTAGAAACAGTCAAACGTATGGAGCCAACTTTCGGTGGAGTCAACCTTGAAGATATTGCTGCTCCGAACTGTTTCATTATTGAAGACCGCTTAAAGAAGGAAACAAATATTCCAATCTTCCATGATGACCAGCATGGGACAGCCATCGTTACAGTAGCGGGTCTAATGAATTCGATGAAGTTAACAAATAAACAATTCTCAGATTTGAAAGTCGTTATTAACGGCGCTGGGGCTGCGGGTATAGCAATTATAAAGCTTCTTTATCATTTCGGCGTTCGTGACATGATTATGTGTGATTCCAAAGGTGCGATTTATGAAGGTCGCGACTACGGAATGAATGACGTGAAAGAAGAAATTGCTAAGATTACGAACAAAGACCGTAAAGATGGAGATCTTGCGTCTGTATTACAGGGAACGGATGTATTCATTGGCGTATCAATTGGTAATTTATTGTCGAAGGAAATGGTGGAAAGCATGAATGACAATCCGACCATCTTCGCAATGGCCAACCCTGACCCTGAAATCCTACCAGAGGATGCGAAAGAAGCGGGAGCGAAAGTCATTGGGACAGGTCGCTCAGACTTTCCGAACCAAGTCAATAATGTACTGGCTTTCCCAGGTATCTTCAGAGGTGCATTGGACGTACGAGCAACTCGCATCAACGAGAAGATGAAGATTGCTGCAGCGGAAGCGATTGCCTCCTTGGTAAGTGAGGACGAGCTAAGTCCAGATTACGTAATTCCAGCTCCATTTGATACGCGTGTCGCACCTGCAGTTGCGGCTGCAGTAGCGAAAGCTGCGATGGATTCTGGTGTTGCAAGACGACAAGTCGACCCAGCAGAAGTGGCGGAGAAAACGCGTCAACTTGCATTAATTGAAGAGTCATAA
- a CDS encoding FadR/GntR family transcriptional regulator, producing MSTQSKSKVYEEVLNEIRRLIEIQELVPGDKLPSEREMAEQLVASRSSVREALRAMELLGLIETRRGEGTFLRAYSPYHMVELLSAFILQQGKTKDNLKQTKYIVEKEAAKQAMERLDSSHFMQLEKLLKEFEESSDTIHFEFFSLLFEVLDNDLFYRIWRLMEEFSKTVHQPVYEIRTYTALLEALKRKNEQDINDLCSALYEE from the coding sequence GTGTCAACTCAATCAAAATCGAAAGTTTATGAAGAGGTTTTGAATGAGATCAGACGACTTATTGAAATTCAAGAGCTTGTCCCTGGTGACAAACTTCCATCTGAGCGTGAAATGGCTGAACAACTTGTTGCCTCCAGATCTTCGGTGCGGGAAGCGTTACGAGCAATGGAACTTCTTGGGCTTATTGAAACCCGTCGTGGAGAAGGAACCTTCCTAAGGGCTTACAGTCCGTACCATATGGTTGAACTTCTATCTGCCTTTATTCTTCAACAAGGGAAGACGAAGGATAATTTGAAGCAAACGAAGTATATTGTGGAGAAAGAAGCAGCTAAACAAGCGATGGAACGGTTGGACTCCTCTCATTTCATGCAATTAGAGAAACTTCTGAAGGAATTCGAGGAGTCGTCTGATACCATTCATTTCGAATTTTTTTCATTACTCTTCGAGGTGTTGGATAATGACCTATTTTATAGAATTTGGAGATTGATGGAGGAGTTCTCAAAGACTGTTCATCAGCCAGTCTATGAAATACGCACATATACCGCCCTTTTAGAGGCGCTAAAAAGGAAAAACGAGCAGGACATTAACGACTTATGTTCCGCTCTCTATGAAGAATAA
- the accD gene encoding acetyl-CoA carboxylase, carboxyltransferase subunit beta — MLKDFFSKKKKYASIPREEAKQDIPEGLMQKCPNCQKIFYRKELSKAQNVCPNCDFHHQLSAYERIEGLVEEGTFTEWDQGLLSDNPLQFPGYEEKVQKDREKTGLNEAVVTGKGSIEGVETALAVMDARFRMGSMGSVVGEKIARAIEQARKDNLPFIIFTASGGARMQEGVLSLMQMTKTSVAIKRFSEAGGLMISVMTHPTTGGVSASFASIGDYNFAEPGALIGFAGRRIIEQTIREELPEDFQTAEFLLKHGQLDQVIHRHDMKETLSTILDIHTTGGDEV; from the coding sequence TTGCTTAAGGACTTTTTTAGCAAGAAGAAAAAATATGCGTCGATTCCCCGTGAAGAGGCGAAGCAAGATATCCCAGAAGGGCTCATGCAAAAATGCCCAAACTGCCAGAAAATTTTCTACCGTAAAGAGCTAAGTAAAGCTCAAAACGTATGCCCAAATTGTGATTTCCACCATCAACTATCCGCATACGAGCGGATTGAAGGCTTAGTAGAAGAAGGCACCTTTACAGAGTGGGACCAAGGACTATTATCTGATAACCCGCTTCAATTCCCAGGTTACGAGGAGAAGGTTCAGAAAGACCGAGAAAAGACAGGGCTTAATGAAGCTGTCGTAACTGGTAAAGGTTCGATTGAAGGCGTAGAGACTGCTCTAGCTGTGATGGATGCGCGCTTCCGAATGGGAAGTATGGGCTCTGTTGTGGGCGAGAAGATTGCAAGAGCAATTGAGCAAGCTCGTAAAGACAATCTTCCATTTATCATCTTTACAGCAAGTGGTGGGGCGAGAATGCAAGAAGGCGTGCTAAGTCTCATGCAGATGACCAAAACGTCTGTAGCCATCAAGCGTTTTAGTGAAGCAGGAGGTTTAATGATCTCAGTCATGACCCATCCCACAACAGGAGGGGTTTCTGCAAGCTTTGCGTCAATTGGAGACTACAACTTTGCAGAACCAGGTGCATTAATCGGGTTTGCGGGCCGACGCATTATCGAACAAACGATAAGAGAGGAACTACCTGAAGACTTTCAAACAGCTGAATTCCTCCTTAAACATGGCCAGCTCGACCAAGTCATCCATCGTCATGACATGAAAGAAACATTAAGTACGATACTCGATATCCACACAACAGGAGGAGACGAGGTATGA
- the accA gene encoding acetyl-CoA carboxylase carboxyl transferase subunit alpha — MKQVLEFEKPVMELKEKISELKNFTADSDIDLTEEIQTLEERLAKLEQDVYGNMKPWDRVQMARHGERPTTLDYIEHLFTNFLEFHGDRLYGDDEAIVSGIAKFDGRPITVIGHQRGKDTKENLRRNFGMPHPEGYRKALRHMKQAEKFNRPIICFIDTKGAYPGKAAEERGQSEAIAKNLMEMAGITVPIICIVIGEGGSGGALALSVGDRLHMLENSTYSVISPEGAAALLWKDSTLAQKAAETMMITSYDLKKLDVIDDIISEPKGGAHRDVALQSRHIRQTIERSMKELLALPEDELLEQRWEKYKKIGAYRGDEA; from the coding sequence ATGAAACAAGTCTTAGAATTTGAAAAGCCTGTTATGGAATTAAAAGAAAAGATCTCAGAGCTCAAAAATTTCACAGCTGATAGTGATATTGACTTAACTGAAGAAATTCAAACACTTGAGGAACGATTGGCAAAGCTTGAGCAAGATGTGTATGGGAATATGAAGCCGTGGGACCGAGTTCAAATGGCTCGTCATGGTGAACGACCAACGACACTTGATTATATTGAGCACTTATTTACAAATTTCCTTGAGTTTCATGGAGACCGACTCTACGGTGACGACGAAGCGATTGTATCTGGAATTGCTAAGTTTGACGGTCGGCCTATAACAGTTATTGGTCACCAGCGTGGGAAAGACACGAAAGAGAATCTTCGACGTAATTTCGGCATGCCTCACCCAGAAGGCTATCGAAAGGCGTTGCGTCATATGAAGCAAGCGGAGAAATTTAATCGACCGATTATTTGCTTCATCGATACGAAGGGTGCATATCCAGGGAAAGCCGCCGAGGAACGCGGTCAGAGTGAAGCCATTGCGAAGAACCTTATGGAGATGGCTGGAATCACGGTTCCAATCATTTGTATCGTTATTGGCGAAGGTGGAAGCGGAGGCGCCTTAGCGTTAAGTGTAGGTGACCGTCTGCATATGCTTGAGAATTCCACATACTCTGTAATCTCACCAGAAGGTGCGGCAGCGTTATTATGGAAAGATTCAACGTTAGCACAGAAAGCTGCGGAGACGATGATGATTACATCTTATGACTTGAAGAAGCTGGATGTAATTGATGATATTATTTCAGAACCTAAAGGTGGGGCTCATCGTGATGTAGCGCTTCAATCCCGTCATATTCGTCAAACAATCGAGCGTAGTATGAAAGAATTACTAGCCTTGCCAGAAGATGAATTACTTGAACAAAGATGGGAAAAATATAAAAAGATAGGTGCATATCGCGGAGATGAAGCCTAA
- the pfkA gene encoding 6-phosphofructokinase, whose amino-acid sequence MKKIGVLTSGGDAPGMNAAIRSVVRKAIYHDVEVYGIYYGYQGLIDGHIEKMELGSVGDIIQRGGTKLYTARCEEFKTPEGRQKGIDQLNEYGIEGLVVIGGDGSFMGAKKLTEAGYPCIGVPGTIDNDIPLTDFTIGFDTAINTVIEAIDKIRDTATSHERTYVVEVMGRDAGDIALWTGLADGAESILIPEVEEDFEDVIDRLKRGHERGKKHSIIIVAEGMGSGFDYGKRIQEATDLDTRVTVLGHTQRGGSPTAFDRVLASRLGARAVDLLLEGKAGRMVGIQNNQLVDHDIIEALNNKHHPSLDMYKLSKELSI is encoded by the coding sequence ATGAAGAAAATTGGGGTTCTAACGAGTGGTGGAGATGCTCCAGGTATGAATGCAGCCATCCGTTCTGTTGTCCGTAAAGCCATTTACCATGATGTTGAAGTCTATGGTATTTATTACGGTTATCAAGGTTTAATCGATGGTCATATCGAAAAAATGGAGCTAGGTTCTGTTGGTGACATTATCCAACGCGGTGGGACGAAGCTTTACACAGCACGCTGTGAAGAGTTCAAAACACCTGAAGGTCGCCAAAAAGGGATTGACCAGTTAAATGAGTACGGCATTGAGGGACTTGTTGTCATTGGTGGCGACGGTTCATTCATGGGTGCAAAGAAATTAACAGAAGCGGGTTACCCGTGTATTGGGGTACCTGGAACAATCGATAACGATATTCCACTAACAGATTTTACAATCGGCTTTGACACAGCCATTAATACGGTTATTGAAGCAATTGATAAAATTAGAGATACAGCGACTTCTCATGAACGTACATATGTTGTGGAAGTAATGGGAAGAGATGCTGGTGATATTGCTCTTTGGACAGGTCTTGCTGATGGTGCAGAAAGTATTCTAATTCCTGAAGTCGAGGAAGACTTTGAAGATGTAATTGACAGACTGAAGCGTGGGCACGAGCGCGGGAAGAAGCACAGCATCATTATCGTCGCAGAGGGTATGGGAAGTGGCTTTGATTACGGCAAGCGTATTCAAGAGGCAACGGATCTAGACACTCGTGTGACAGTGCTTGGACATACACAGCGAGGTGGATCACCAACCGCTTTCGACCGTGTATTGGCAAGCCGACTTGGTGCGCGCGCAGTCGACCTATTGCTTGAAGGGAAAGCAGGACGCATGGTTGGGATTCAGAACAACCAGCTTGTTGACCATGACATTATTGAGGCACTTAACAACAAGCATCATCCTAGCCTTGATATGTATAAGCTATCCAAGGAATTATCCATTTAA
- the pyk gene encoding pyruvate kinase produces MKKTKIVSTIGPASEATETLVQLMEAGMNVARLNFSHGDFEEHGNRIKNIREASKRTGRTTAILLDTKGPEIRTGLFKDGGTYLEKGSTVYITMDQDHEGDKERFSVTYEGLINDVHKGGKILLDDGLVELEVEEVLKDQNEIKTTVLNNGPIKNKKGVNVPNVSVQLPGITDKDANDILFGVEQDVDFIAASFVRRASDVLEIRELLEKNNASHIQIIPKIENQEGVDNIDEILEVSDGLMVARGDLGVEIPAEEVPLVQKSLIRKCNKAGKPVITATQMLDSMQRNPRPTRAEASDVANAIFDGTDAIMLSGETAAGDYPIEAVQTMYNIAVRAEQSLDHDVILNNRTRASDVTITDAISQSVTHTAMNLDVNAIITPTESGHTARNISKYRPKAPIVAVTFSERVQRMLSLVWGVHAVTGEKAESTDDMLAIAIDGGLSTGLFDRGDRVIITAGVPVGESGTTNLMKVHVVGDVLAKGQGIGRKSAFGRAVVAKTADEALNKVEEGDILVTIGTDKDMMPAIEKAGALVTEEGGLTSHAAVVGLSLGIPVVVGVTNATSTIQDGSDITIDSSRGDIYEGHASVL; encoded by the coding sequence ATGAAAAAGACAAAAATTGTAAGTACGATTGGACCGGCTTCCGAAGCTACAGAAACTCTAGTACAGTTGATGGAAGCAGGTATGAATGTAGCACGCCTAAACTTCTCTCACGGTGACTTTGAAGAGCACGGAAACCGTATTAAGAATATCCGTGAAGCATCTAAGCGCACAGGTCGCACAACAGCGATCTTGCTTGATACGAAAGGACCTGAAATTCGTACAGGGCTATTCAAAGATGGCGGCACTTACCTAGAAAAAGGTTCTACTGTGTATATCACGATGGACCAAGACCATGAAGGAGACAAAGAGCGTTTCTCCGTAACTTATGAAGGCTTAATCAATGACGTTCATAAAGGCGGAAAAATCCTACTTGATGATGGTCTAGTTGAGCTAGAAGTGGAAGAAGTCTTAAAGGACCAGAACGAAATTAAAACTACGGTTCTTAACAATGGCCCAATCAAGAACAAAAAAGGTGTAAACGTACCAAACGTAAGCGTGCAACTTCCTGGAATCACAGATAAAGACGCTAACGACATTCTTTTCGGTGTTGAGCAAGATGTAGATTTCATCGCAGCTTCTTTCGTACGTCGTGCATCTGACGTGCTTGAAATTCGCGAACTACTTGAGAAGAATAACGCTTCTCACATTCAAATCATCCCTAAAATTGAAAACCAAGAAGGCGTTGACAACATCGACGAGATTCTTGAAGTCAGTGACGGCCTAATGGTTGCACGTGGTGACCTTGGTGTAGAAATTCCTGCAGAAGAAGTGCCTTTAGTTCAGAAGTCGCTTATTCGTAAATGTAACAAAGCAGGTAAACCTGTTATCACTGCGACTCAAATGCTTGACTCTATGCAACGTAACCCTCGTCCAACTCGTGCGGAAGCAAGTGACGTAGCGAACGCAATCTTCGATGGTACAGATGCGATTATGCTTAGTGGTGAGACAGCTGCCGGGGATTACCCAATTGAAGCAGTTCAAACGATGTATAACATCGCTGTTCGTGCTGAGCAGTCTCTAGATCATGATGTCATCTTAAACAACCGTACACGCGCAAGCGATGTAACAATTACAGATGCGATTAGCCAATCTGTAACGCACACGGCGATGAACTTAGATGTGAATGCCATTATCACACCAACTGAAAGTGGTCATACGGCGCGTAACATCTCTAAATACCGTCCTAAAGCTCCAATTGTAGCTGTAACATTCAGCGAGCGTGTACAACGCATGCTTTCTCTTGTATGGGGCGTACATGCGGTTACAGGTGAAAAGGCTGAATCTACGGATGATATGCTTGCGATCGCAATTGACGGCGGCCTAAGCACAGGACTATTTGACCGTGGTGACCGTGTCATCATTACAGCTGGAGTACCAGTAGGCGAAAGTGGTACAACAAACCTAATGAAAGTACACGTTGTAGGTGACGTACTAGCGAAAGGACAAGGAATTGGGCGTAAATCTGCTTTCGGACGTGCAGTGGTAGCGAAAACAGCTGACGAAGCGTTGAACAAAGTAGAAGAAGGCGACATCCTTGTAACAATCGGTACAGATAAAGACATGATGCCTGCGATTGAGAAAGCTGGAGCTCTTGTAACAGAAGAAGGCGGTCTTACTTCTCATGCGGCAGTTGTTGGCCTAAGCCTTGGAATTCCTGTAGTGGTTGGAGTAACAAACGCAACTTCTACAATTCAAGACGGAAGCGACATTACGATTGACTCTTCTCGTGGAGATATCTACGAAGGTCATGCAAGTGTCCTTTAA